The nucleotide window CGTCGAGCAGGAACCGGGCTTCCGCCGCCTCCCCCTGGCGCTTGCGCGCGGAGAGGCGAAGTTGCATTTAGGACAAATTACCCCAAATAAATTCCACCATCGCAGGCGGGTGAGCGTCTGTATCCGCGGTCACGGGTCTGCGTGGGCGTCGTCACGCGAAACAAGACTCACCACAAAGGACACAAAGGTACACAAAGGCAGGCGCGAAGGAAGAGAACACGCAACACCAGCCGCCAGGCACTCAAGCAGATGCAGGGCGGACAGTCGGCTGTGCCGGTGCTAGCGGGCAGGTCAACTGGTGCTCGTACAAGTCGCTTGCGGCTCGTTCCATGTCGACCTCCCTTTTTGCTGCGATTTCGGTGCTGACCCGATAAAACGCTGCAGCTAGAGCTTCGACATGCTTCGTCTGGGTCAATTCAAGGGCCCGGGTTAGATTCCTGCACTCTAAGCAATTCATAAACGCATTACCGTTCTCGATCTCGCAGCCGACCGCCGCGGGGATCGTTTCCGTTACTTGCGTCCGACGAGCATCTCCCGTTCGGCAGTGAACCAGTCTCGCTGATCCCTGCCGTCTTGACGTCCACCGCGTTCATACAATTCATAAGCCCGCTGACTTATCTCATTGTGTGAGGGGGCTGCTGCCGGCGTCCGGAGCATATTGGGGAGAGGAGTATTTTTCCGGGGAAGAATGCTGGGCTTCTGCTGCTTGTATGCTTTGGGATCGAACATTGTCAACCTCCTGGTTGCGGTGGGCTAAGGAGGGCCTGCCCGAAGGCGGGCCCAGGGTTAGGGGTGACTCTAATCTCCACCTGACACAGGGGACGTACACTGCCGTCCCCCGTATCAGTGGCGCTCACTTACGCTGCCATGACGATGGCAAGCTTGTGAAGCGTGGAGCTGATGACGGTCGAGACTCGCACCGTAGGCGCACCGTCGAGCATTTTTTCAAAGCTCTTCAGTACGGCGGGGAAAGCAGCCTTTTCGTAGGTTTCAGCTTGTTCCTTGCTGTCCCACAGACTGATCACAGTCACATTGATCCCGCCCTCGGATTCGAAAGCGATCTCGTCACGGAACCCCGGCTGTTTTCGCAGCACTGGGAGGACTTCTTTTTCTAATGTCTGGGTGAACGCACTCAGGGTATTGGGCTTCAAACGCATGGAGACGTTGCGGGAAAACATTGCAACCTCCTAAAGGTTGTAGTTGTGCTAAGAGAGAAGACTTCAGACGAGCTGACTTAGTTCAGGGGATCTGAAAGAGGGAGAGGTGCTGCTCACTCACTCTGTACCCTACGCGGAACGCGAGGCATTGTCAAACGAGACACTGCCGCGGGCGGCAGCTGCTCGATCCGATTGTTGGCGAGAAATCCCCCCATCACCACCAATCCTGATTTCGCGGGTGACTGGCGAGAGGGATTGTTCTCGTCAATCAACGGTCGCCCGCGCTTCACGACTGCGCCGCGAAATACGCGCACTCCCGCCGGACCGGACACTCCCCACACCGCGGCTTCGATCGCCGGCACAGCTCCTGCCCATGCCGCCGCAACAACACATGCGCCTGGATGAGCGCGTCGCAATCCGGCGCCAGCTCCGCCCTCACCGCCTCCTGCACCGCGCGATAGGTCGCGGCGTAGTCCTTCCCTTCCTTCGCGTACCCCACGCGCACCAGCACCCGCAGCCCATTCGATTCCAGCGCCAGCACGGGATGGGTGCGGGTCAGCAGCAGGAGCTTGTCGGCGCCGGGACCGCCGATCATGGGGAACTTCTTGAGTGCGCGCCGCGCTTTCTCGGGCGGCAGGGCCAGGATGGATTCCGCGTCGCCATCGAACTCGTCGCGCGCGATCTGCGCGATCTTGCGCAGCTTCTTCACCGTACTGTCGGGGACGATGCCGGCGCTGGCGATGTCCTTGAGCTTCGCGGCCGGTGCGGCCAGGATCTTGTCGGGGGCGAAGCCGACCTCTTTCTTCAGCCGCGCGAACGCGGCCGCACGCCGTTGGTCGTCCGCCAGGTAGGCGATGTTCTCCCACAGCACCAACTCCAGCACACCTCGGGCTGGCGGCGGCTCCACCTTCCCATAGTGC belongs to Terriglobia bacterium and includes:
- a CDS encoding antibiotic biosynthesis monooxygenase is translated as MFSRNVSMRLKPNTLSAFTQTLEKEVLPVLRKQPGFRDEIAFESEGGINVTVISLWDSKEQAETYEKAAFPAVLKSFEKMLDGAPTVRVSTVISSTLHKLAIVMAA
- a CDS encoding DUF2934 domain-containing protein — encoded protein: MLRTPAAAPSHNEISQRAYELYERGGRQDGRDQRDWFTAEREMLVGRK